In a genomic window of Neisseria flavescens:
- a CDS encoding acyl carrier protein — MTEQEVRTLLTDALVNLFEIEPERIKPETNLYEDLEIDSIDAIDLIDHIKRETGRKLQAEDFRNVRTVEDVVQAVLKVQQDS, encoded by the coding sequence ATGACCGAACAAGAAGTACGCACCCTGCTGACCGATGCACTGGTTAACCTGTTTGAAATCGAACCGGAACGCATCAAACCCGAAACCAACCTCTACGAAGATTTGGAAATCGACAGCATCGACGCCATCGACCTTATCGACCACATCAAACGCGAAACCGGCCGCAAACTGCAAGCCGAAGATTTCCGTAACGTGCGCACCGTAGAAGACGTGGTTCAAGCGGTTTTGAAAGTGCAACAAGATTCCTGA
- a CDS encoding phosphopantetheine-binding protein: MSNLENQIKQLIIDSLGLEDITVADIGSEDPLFGDDGLGLDSVDALELGLAVQKTFGFQLDGENDNLRENFANVKTLAEFVKSRQA; this comes from the coding sequence ATGAGCAATTTAGAAAACCAAATCAAACAATTAATCATCGACAGCTTGGGCTTGGAAGACATTACCGTTGCCGACATCGGCAGCGAAGATCCGCTTTTCGGCGACGACGGCCTGGGTCTAGATTCGGTTGATGCATTGGAACTTGGTTTGGCCGTACAAAAAACCTTCGGCTTCCAGCTCGACGGTGAAAACGACAACCTGCGCGAAAACTTCGCCAACGTCAAAACACTGGCCGAGTTCGTCAAGAGCCGCCAAGCATAA
- a CDS encoding lysophospholipid acyltransferase family protein, whose protein sequence is MKTLDYFRRFFATLFGFILFGVAGVLFKIALLPYTLKSTKGNIKRQLEARRMIGRVWRFFVSYLQWSGVLSVRFNGLEKLGRPGQLILANHPSLLDVVLLISHYSEPNVLVKKDLLHNPSMKSQIIASGYIPNDESMEMLEEIDAVFKSGQSLLIFPEGTRTGWDGQVKMHRGAVSLGLRSASVITPVCIKMTPPNFKKGQPWYKIPPQKIHYEITVGDDILPEEWLAEKPLPIAARRLNEYLQDYFTRKTT, encoded by the coding sequence ATGAAAACTTTAGACTATTTCCGTCGCTTTTTTGCCACACTCTTCGGCTTCATCCTCTTCGGCGTTGCAGGCGTATTGTTCAAAATCGCACTTTTGCCCTATACGCTCAAATCGACCAAAGGCAACATCAAACGCCAACTTGAAGCAAGACGCATGATAGGCAGAGTTTGGCGTTTCTTTGTCAGCTACCTGCAATGGTCGGGTGTATTGAGTGTCCGTTTCAACGGCTTGGAAAAACTCGGCAGGCCCGGCCAGCTCATTCTTGCCAACCATCCCTCGCTTTTGGATGTCGTCTTGCTGATCAGCCACTATTCCGAGCCAAACGTACTGGTTAAAAAAGACCTGTTGCACAACCCCAGCATGAAAAGCCAGATTATCGCTTCCGGCTACATCCCCAACGATGAAAGCATGGAAATGCTGGAAGAAATTGATGCCGTGTTCAAAAGCGGGCAAAGTCTGCTGATTTTCCCCGAGGGCACGCGCACAGGTTGGGACGGACAGGTTAAAATGCACCGCGGTGCCGTATCGCTCGGTTTGCGCAGCGCATCAGTCATCACGCCCGTGTGCATCAAAATGACGCCGCCCAATTTTAAAAAGGGGCAACCGTGGTACAAAATCCCGCCACAAAAAATTCATTATGAAATTACCGTCGGCGACGACATCCTGCCGGAAGAATGGCTGGCAGAAAAACCCCTGCCCATCGCCGCACGCCGTTTAAACGAATACCTGCAAGACTATTTTACAAGGAAAACCACATGA
- a CDS encoding beta-ketoacyl synthase chain length factor, with translation MPQNVCRFSFNIAAWQASSSKISTPEQWQDWAQGKLDTASLPECKPALSFLPPMQRRRLGKAARLVCDAAWNLADQYPESVPVYVSHDGESNRSFELWQELLNTHTVSPTSFGLSVHNATIGQWSMLRKDMSEHTALAVAADSFETALTEAFALLQDGAPSVLMIVADDPLSEDYPVLATRAPFAYALALVITKGEDYTLSLETTSERPSERPNDTTVEPYWSSLEWVRFLLSDGRQHTQHYAGRNWHWQKNT, from the coding sequence ATGCCTCAAAACGTTTGCCGTTTCAGCTTCAATATCGCCGCATGGCAGGCCTCCTCCAGCAAAATCAGTACGCCGGAGCAATGGCAGGACTGGGCGCAGGGAAAACTCGATACCGCCTCCCTGCCGGAATGCAAACCCGCGCTCTCCTTTTTACCGCCTATGCAACGCCGCCGCTTGGGAAAAGCGGCACGCTTGGTTTGTGATGCTGCATGGAATCTGGCCGACCAATATCCTGAAAGTGTACCGGTGTACGTTTCGCACGACGGCGAAAGCAACCGCAGCTTTGAATTGTGGCAAGAGCTTTTGAACACGCATACCGTATCGCCGACCTCATTCGGCCTGTCCGTTCACAACGCGACGATTGGGCAATGGTCGATGTTGCGCAAAGACATGAGCGAACATACCGCGTTGGCCGTTGCCGCCGATTCCTTTGAAACCGCGCTGACCGAGGCATTTGCGCTTTTGCAAGACGGCGCGCCATCCGTTTTAATGATTGTCGCCGATGATCCTTTGTCTGAAGACTATCCCGTCTTGGCTACACGTGCGCCGTTTGCCTATGCATTGGCACTGGTCATCACCAAAGGCGAAGACTATACCTTAAGCTTGGAAACCACATCCGAAAGGCCGTCTGAACGCCCAAACGATACAACAGTCGAGCCCTATTGGAGCAGCTTGGAGTGGGTCCGCTTCCTGCTTTCAGACGGCCGACAACACACGCAACACTATGCCGGTAGAAACTGGCACTGGCAGAAAAACACATGA
- the fabG gene encoding 3-oxoacyl-ACP reductase FabG: MSETILITGSNRGIGKAVALGLAQDGFDIVVHCRSRRDEAEAVAEEIRTLGRNARVLQFDVSDREACREILTADIEANGTYYGVVLNAGLTRDNAFPAFTDDDWDLVLRTNLDGFYNVLHPLTMPMIRRRKAGRIVCMASVSGLTGNRGQVNYSASKAGLIGAAKALAVELAKRKITVNCVAPGLIDTDIIDENVPVEEILKAVPAARMGLPEEVAHAVRFLMDEKAAYITRQVIAVNGGLC, from the coding sequence ATGAGTGAAACTATTTTAATTACAGGGTCTAATCGCGGTATCGGTAAAGCCGTCGCGCTTGGTTTGGCGCAGGACGGCTTTGATATTGTCGTCCACTGCCGCAGCCGCCGTGATGAAGCGGAAGCTGTCGCGGAAGAAATCCGTACATTGGGTAGAAATGCGCGCGTGTTGCAGTTTGACGTGTCCGACCGCGAAGCCTGCCGTGAAATTTTGACTGCCGACATTGAGGCAAACGGCACATATTACGGCGTGGTGTTGAATGCCGGCCTGACGCGCGACAATGCGTTTCCTGCGTTTACTGATGACGATTGGGACTTGGTGCTGCGTACCAATTTGGACGGTTTTTATAATGTATTGCACCCTTTGACCATGCCGATGATCCGCCGCCGCAAAGCAGGACGGATTGTGTGTATGGCATCGGTGTCCGGTTTGACTGGCAACCGCGGTCAGGTCAATTACAGCGCGTCCAAAGCGGGCTTGATCGGCGCGGCAAAAGCCTTGGCGGTTGAGTTGGCAAAACGCAAAATTACCGTCAACTGCGTGGCGCCGGGCCTTATTGATACCGATATTATTGATGAGAACGTACCTGTCGAAGAAATCTTAAAGGCCGTCCCTGCCGCGCGTATGGGATTGCCCGAGGAAGTAGCGCATGCGGTGCGCTTTTTGATGGATGAAAAAGCGGCGTACATTACGCGCCAAGTGATTGCTGTGAACGGAGGTTTGTGTTGA
- a CDS encoding beta-ketoacyl-ACP synthase — translation MLNTRRVVVTGIGGITAFGRDWQSIQTAFKAEKNAVKYMDWSERFPELEAQLGAPIEGYSPPEHWTRKQLRSMGRVSHLCVDAAEQALTDAGLLGDESITDGRMGVACGSSVGSTKDIGDMGELLLTGTSRNFNANTYVRMMPHTTAANIGIFFGLKGRIIPTSSACSSGSQGIGYAYEAIKYGLIDMMLAGGGEEFCPSEVYVFDSLYAASRRNGEPELTPRPYDNARDGLVIGEGAGIFVLEEVEHARARGAKIYAELVGYGANSDGSHVTQPQKETMQKCMELALKDAGITPDKVGYVSGHGTATEKGDIAETLATEAVFGFVPMSSQKSYLGHTLGACGALEAWFTIEMMNNGWFAPTVNLENIDPRCGKVDYIQTGGREIQTDYVVSNNFAFGGVNTSLVFKRWQE, via the coding sequence GTGTTGAATACCAGAAGAGTCGTTGTAACAGGTATCGGCGGTATTACCGCTTTCGGCCGTGATTGGCAAAGTATTCAGACGGCCTTTAAAGCCGAAAAAAACGCAGTCAAATATATGGATTGGAGCGAACGCTTTCCTGAATTGGAAGCGCAACTGGGTGCGCCGATTGAAGGCTATTCTCCTCCCGAACATTGGACGCGCAAGCAGCTCAGAAGCATGGGGCGCGTGTCGCATCTGTGTGTCGATGCGGCGGAACAAGCTTTGACGGATGCAGGCTTGCTGGGTGATGAAAGCATTACAGACGGCCGTATGGGCGTAGCGTGCGGCTCATCTGTCGGCAGTACCAAAGACATCGGCGATATGGGCGAACTTTTGCTTACCGGCACATCGCGCAATTTCAACGCCAATACTTATGTGCGCATGATGCCGCATACGACTGCCGCCAATATCGGCATTTTCTTCGGCTTGAAAGGCCGCATTATCCCGACTTCGAGCGCATGTTCTTCCGGCAGCCAAGGCATTGGTTATGCCTATGAAGCGATTAAATACGGCCTGATTGATATGATGCTGGCTGGCGGCGGCGAAGAATTTTGTCCGTCCGAAGTTTATGTTTTCGATTCACTCTATGCCGCCAGCCGCCGCAACGGCGAACCTGAGCTGACACCGCGCCCTTACGACAACGCTCGAGACGGCTTGGTCATCGGCGAAGGCGCAGGCATATTTGTATTGGAAGAAGTAGAACACGCCCGTGCGCGCGGTGCGAAAATCTATGCCGAGCTTGTCGGCTATGGCGCCAACAGCGACGGCAGCCATGTTACCCAACCGCAAAAAGAGACCATGCAAAAATGTATGGAGCTTGCGCTGAAAGACGCCGGTATTACGCCTGATAAAGTCGGCTATGTCAGCGGCCACGGTACGGCGACCGAAAAAGGCGATATTGCTGAAACATTGGCGACTGAGGCAGTGTTTGGTTTTGTGCCGATGAGTTCGCAAAAAAGTTATCTCGGCCATACACTCGGCGCGTGCGGTGCATTGGAAGCCTGGTTTACCATCGAAATGATGAATAACGGCTGGTTTGCGCCGACTGTCAATTTGGAAAACATCGATCCGCGTTGCGGCAAAGTGGATTACATCCAAACAGGCGGACGTGAGATTCAAACCGATTATGTGGTCAGCAATAACTTTGCTTTTGGCGGCGTCAATACTTCGCTGGTGTTCAAACGTTGGCAAGAATAA
- a CDS encoding RDD family protein — protein MTRLPTAPLKRRLAALVYELLLTGAVTSIAALAAGIVAIFLNPVSTRLSMLATCLILFYAWWLYFRANWHKKGQTLAMQTWKIGLADKNDTQPPLPQLRLRFIWASIFIVFIPLFAYAGLRHLLNIPPKGAFGAALIWLILPWGFTLFHPDRQFLYDFLAGTRLVDLNQKKTNE, from the coding sequence ATGACCCGTCTTCCTACCGCCCCACTCAAACGCCGCCTCGCCGCACTGGTTTACGAACTTCTGCTGACCGGCGCCGTTACCAGCATTGCCGCCCTTGCAGCCGGTATTGTCGCCATCTTTCTCAATCCCGTTTCCACGCGCCTGTCCATGCTGGCAACCTGTCTGATTCTGTTCTACGCATGGTGGCTCTACTTTCGCGCCAACTGGCACAAAAAAGGCCAAACCCTCGCCATGCAGACATGGAAAATCGGTTTAGCCGATAAAAACGATACCCAGCCGCCCCTGCCACAGCTGCGCCTGCGCTTTATTTGGGCAAGCATTTTTATTGTTTTCATTCCCCTGTTTGCCTACGCCGGATTGCGCCATCTGCTCAATATCCCGCCCAAAGGCGCATTCGGCGCCGCACTCATTTGGCTCATCCTGCCATGGGGTTTCACCCTATTCCATCCCGATCGCCAGTTCCTCTACGATTTCTTGGCCGGAACAAGGCTGGTGGATTTGAATCAGAAGAAAACAAACGAATAA
- the holA gene encoding DNA polymerase III subunit delta, with the protein MAAAPIESLRPDTPLQPLYIIHGEEDLLRIEALDTLRAAAKKQGYLNREVYTAENNFDWNELLQSAGSAGLFADLKLLEIHIPNGKPGKNGGDALQTFAERLPEDTVTLILLPKLEKAQIQSKWFSALAGKGIVLEAKAVAPHALPQWIQGRLKQQGLDIEPEALALFAERVEGNLLAARQEIEKLALLHPQGHLINIADAEAAVATVARFDVFQLAGAWMKGDALRVSRLLDGLEEEGEEPVLLLWAVAEDIRTLIRLTAALKQGQNIQGLRNSLRLWGDKQTLAPMAAKRISINRLLDALKTCAKIDRIIKGAEEGDAWTEFKQLVTSLAA; encoded by the coding sequence ATGGCTGCCGCACCCATTGAGAGCCTGCGCCCCGATACGCCGCTCCAACCGTTGTACATTATTCACGGCGAAGAGGATTTGTTGCGCATCGAGGCTTTGGATACGCTGCGCGCAGCCGCAAAAAAACAAGGCTATCTCAACCGCGAAGTCTATACCGCCGAAAACAATTTTGACTGGAACGAGCTGTTGCAAAGTGCCGGCAGCGCAGGTTTGTTTGCCGATTTGAAACTGCTAGAAATCCACATTCCCAACGGCAAACCCGGCAAAAACGGAGGCGATGCCCTGCAAACCTTCGCCGAACGCCTGCCCGAAGATACGGTTACGCTCATCCTCCTACCCAAGCTTGAAAAAGCGCAAATTCAGTCCAAATGGTTTTCCGCATTGGCAGGCAAAGGCATCGTCTTAGAAGCCAAAGCCGTTGCGCCACATGCTTTGCCGCAATGGATACAGGGCCGTCTGAAACAGCAGGGTTTGGATATCGAACCTGAAGCGCTCGCCCTTTTTGCCGAGCGCGTCGAAGGCAATCTTTTGGCCGCCCGTCAGGAAATCGAAAAACTCGCCCTGCTCCATCCTCAAGGCCATTTAATCAATATTGCCGACGCAGAGGCTGCGGTTGCCACCGTCGCCCGCTTCGACGTATTCCAACTGGCAGGCGCATGGATGAAAGGCGATGCCCTGCGCGTTTCCCGTTTGCTGGACGGTTTGGAAGAAGAAGGTGAAGAGCCGGTTTTGCTGTTGTGGGCAGTTGCCGAAGATATCCGCACCCTAATCCGCCTGACTGCAGCACTCAAGCAGGGACAAAACATCCAAGGCCTGCGCAACAGCCTGCGTTTATGGGGCGACAAGCAGACCCTTGCACCGATGGCGGCCAAACGCATTTCCATCAACCGCCTGCTCGACGCGCTCAAAACCTGCGCCAAAATCGACCGCATCATCAAAGGCGCGGAAGAAGGCGACGCATGGACCGAGTTCAAACAGCTCGTTACCTCGCTGGCCGCCTGA
- the lptE gene encoding LPS assembly lipoprotein LptE translates to MKKILLPALALLLASCGFHLKGTGVTSQPLPYQNWHVEGGAVMQKALENALRRADGHPVSEAESQITLRVVDFQKRRDIYTITRAAAINEYLLAMTVKAQAFRNGEPVGEPMEVKVHRTMDYADSEVLGKQEEEETIWSEMRIDAADQIVRRLTFLKAQ, encoded by the coding sequence ATGAAAAAAATCCTATTGCCTGCACTCGCCCTATTGCTTGCCTCTTGCGGTTTCCACCTGAAAGGCACAGGCGTGACTTCGCAGCCGCTGCCTTATCAAAACTGGCATGTAGAAGGCGGAGCCGTCATGCAAAAAGCGCTGGAAAATGCCTTACGCCGTGCCGACGGCCATCCGGTTAGCGAAGCCGAATCACAAATTACCCTGCGCGTTGTCGACTTTCAAAAACGCCGCGACATCTACACCATCACCCGCGCCGCCGCAATCAACGAATACCTGCTGGCCATGACCGTCAAAGCCCAAGCCTTCCGCAACGGCGAGCCGGTTGGCGAACCGATGGAAGTTAAAGTTCACCGCACCATGGACTACGCCGACAGCGAAGTTTTGGGCAAACAGGAAGAGGAAGAAACTATTTGGTCTGAAATGCGCATCGACGCCGCAGATCAAATCGTCCGCCGTCTGACTTTCCTGAAAGCGCAATAA
- the pgeF gene encoding peptidoglycan editing factor PgeF: MKTITDTLNLAPQGKNFLTADWPAPANVKTLITTRNGGVSEGVYRSLNVGSHVGDNLEAVLRNREIVQEQVGLPVAYLNQIHSSIVVNAAEALGNTPDADASVDTTGTVACASMTADCLPVLFCDKAGTVVAAAHAGWRGLAGGVLQNTIAAMNVEPLEIMAYLAPAIGPDAFEVGQDVFDAFCTPMLEAVDAFEDIGGGKYLADIYALARMVLHREGVSMIYGGTHCTVLERNTFFSYRRDGQTGRMVSLIWLEK, encoded by the coding sequence ATGAAAACCATCACAGATACCCTAAACCTCGCCCCGCAAGGCAAGAACTTTTTAACTGCCGACTGGCCTGCCCCTGCCAATGTCAAAACGCTTATTACCACGCGCAACGGCGGTGTCAGCGAAGGCGTGTACCGCAGCCTGAATGTCGGTTCGCACGTCGGCGACAATCTGGAAGCCGTGCTCCGCAACCGTGAAATCGTACAGGAACAAGTCGGCCTGCCCGTTGCCTACCTCAATCAAATCCACAGCAGCATTGTTGTAAATGCCGCCGAAGCGTTAGGTAATACGCCCGACGCCGATGCCTCGGTTGATACGACGGGTACGGTCGCCTGCGCTTCAATGACTGCCGATTGCCTGCCCGTCTTGTTTTGCGACAAAGCAGGTACAGTCGTTGCGGCGGCTCATGCAGGTTGGCGCGGTTTGGCCGGCGGCGTTTTGCAAAATACCATTGCGGCAATGAATGTCGAGCCGTTGGAAATCATGGCCTATCTCGCGCCTGCCATCGGCCCTGATGCGTTTGAGGTGGGGCAAGATGTATTTGATGCGTTTTGCACACCTATGCTGGAAGCTGTCGATGCGTTTGAAGACATCGGCGGCGGCAAATACCTTGCCGACATTTACGCTTTGGCACGCATGGTTCTGCACCGCGAAGGCGTGAGCATGATTTATGGCGGCACCCATTGTACCGTCTTGGAGCGCAATACTTTCTTCTCCTATCGCCGCGACGGACAAACCGGCCGCATGGTCAGCCTGATTTGGTTGGAAAAATAA
- the rluD gene encoding 23S rRNA pseudouridine(1911/1915/1917) synthase RluD, which translates to MQNTSFDNEADYSDDLDFPSSPETESCVNLTVPLEMAGGRLDAVLAKLMPDYSRSRLSSWIKEGAVIVNDKPAQPKDKMIGGELIAVTVRPSEENLAFTPEPMDLDIIYEDDTVIVINKPAGLVVHPAAGNWSGTLLNGLLAHCSELSQVPRAGIVHRLDKETSGLMVVAKTLPAQNSLVQQLQERTVKRIYRAVANGIVPFDGKIETQIGRDPHNRLKMAVVKFGGKPAITHVKVLERYLAHSYIECSLETGRTHQIRVHMREANHPLAADPVYGNLRHPCSDAVKEAIKALGARQALHAYRLSFVHPKTGETVSFEAPMPDDMYHLLSVLRLEAGLDSSLSNEEEWQEKFGMDDDDDWNEDDYDVEVVYVKD; encoded by the coding sequence ATGCAGAATACTTCCTTTGATAACGAAGCCGATTATAGCGATGATTTAGACTTTCCGTCATCCCCTGAAACAGAAAGTTGTGTTAATTTGACCGTTCCGCTCGAAATGGCGGGCGGAAGGCTGGATGCCGTATTGGCCAAACTCATGCCCGACTACTCGCGCAGCCGCCTGAGTTCGTGGATTAAAGAGGGTGCGGTCATTGTAAACGATAAGCCCGCGCAACCCAAAGACAAAATGATAGGCGGTGAATTGATTGCCGTTACGGTACGTCCGAGCGAAGAAAACCTCGCGTTCACGCCAGAACCGATGGATTTGGACATCATTTATGAAGACGATACCGTCATCGTCATCAACAAACCGGCCGGATTGGTCGTCCATCCTGCCGCAGGCAACTGGAGCGGCACCCTGCTCAACGGCCTGTTGGCGCACTGTTCCGAATTAAGCCAAGTGCCGCGTGCGGGCATCGTACACCGTTTGGACAAAGAAACCAGCGGCCTGATGGTGGTCGCCAAGACCTTGCCGGCGCAAAACTCACTGGTTCAACAGCTTCAAGAGCGCACAGTCAAACGCATTTACCGCGCAGTCGCCAACGGCATTGTTCCTTTCGACGGCAAAATCGAAACCCAAATCGGCCGCGATCCGCACAACCGCCTGAAAATGGCAGTCGTCAAATTTGGCGGCAAACCTGCCATTACGCACGTCAAAGTGTTGGAACGTTATCTGGCACACAGCTACATTGAATGCTCGCTCGAAACCGGCCGCACACACCAAATCCGCGTCCATATGCGCGAAGCCAATCATCCGCTGGCCGCCGATCCTGTTTACGGCAATCTGCGCCATCCATGCAGCGACGCAGTTAAAGAAGCCATCAAAGCCCTCGGCGCGCGCCAAGCCCTGCATGCTTACCGCTTGAGCTTTGTACACCCGAAAACCGGCGAAACCGTTTCCTTTGAAGCGCCTATGCCTGACGATATGTACCACCTGCTTTCCGTCCTGCGTCTGGAAGCCGGTTTGGATTCATCTTTGAGTAATGAGGAAGAATGGCAAGAGAAATTCGGCATGGACGATGACGACGATTGGAATGAAGACGACTACGATGTCGAAGTCGTTTATGTAAAGGATTAA
- a CDS encoding outer membrane protein assembly factor BamD, whose protein sequence is MKKILLVVSLGLALSACANKGTIDKDAQITQDWSVEKLYAEAQDELNSNNYTRAVKLYEILESRFPNGRYAQQSQLDTAYAYYKDDEPEKALAAIARFQRHHPQHPNMDYALYLKGLVLFNEDQSFLNKLASQDWSDRDPKANRDAYQAFAELVQRYPNSKYAADATERMAKLVDALGGNEISVARYYMKRGAYVAAANRAQKIVSRYQNTRYVEEALAMMELAYKKLDKPQLAADTRRVLETNFPQSPFLQHEWRSDDMPWWRYWR, encoded by the coding sequence ATGAAAAAAATTCTTTTAGTAGTTTCTTTAGGTTTGGCACTGAGTGCCTGCGCAAATAAAGGCACAATCGATAAAGACGCCCAAATTACTCAAGATTGGAGTGTGGAAAAGCTTTATGCCGAAGCGCAAGACGAATTGAACAGCAACAATTATACGCGAGCTGTCAAGTTATACGAAATTTTAGAATCCCGTTTTCCAAACGGCCGCTATGCCCAGCAGTCCCAGTTGGATACGGCGTATGCCTATTATAAAGACGATGAGCCGGAAAAAGCCTTGGCTGCCATTGCGCGCTTCCAACGCCATCATCCGCAACATCCGAATATGGACTACGCGCTGTACTTGAAAGGTTTGGTCCTGTTTAACGAAGACCAGTCTTTCTTGAACAAGCTGGCTTCCCAAGACTGGTCCGACCGTGACCCGAAAGCCAACCGCGATGCTTATCAGGCGTTTGCCGAGTTGGTGCAACGTTATCCAAACAGCAAATACGCTGCCGATGCAACCGAGCGTATGGCCAAGCTGGTGGACGCTTTGGGCGGTAACGAGATATCTGTGGCGCGTTATTACATGAAACGCGGTGCTTATGTCGCAGCGGCCAACCGTGCGCAAAAAATCGTCAGCCGTTACCAAAATACCCGTTACGTTGAAGAAGCTTTGGCGATGATGGAATTGGCGTACAAAAAACTGGACAAGCCGCAACTGGCTGCCGATACACGCCGTGTTTTGGAAACCAACTTCCCGCAAAGCCCGTTCTTGCAACACGAATGGCGATCTGACGATATGCCTTGGTGGCGTTACTGGCGTTAA
- a CDS encoding ATP phosphoribosyltransferase regulatory subunit, producing the protein MKSWQLPEHVADVLPTNARQLESARERLLALFRVHGYELVQPPLMEYSHSLLTHIDAGLSLKTILVVDQLSGRQLGIRADITPQVARIDAHLLSANQGINRLCYAGSVLHARPDGLLNMREPLQAGAEMYGLEGIEADIELIDLMLKSMKIADMGEVLLSLGHIGVFRALANAAHLDEQQSAILLSSMQDKDAEAVSQLVKEWKLDGMWAKAFSLLPRLYGGREVLTLAREKLPELSAVSAALDELQAVCDAFPNQKVHIDLSELRVDNYHTGLLYAAYGSNRHDAVARGGRYDGLGGYFGRARPAAGFSFDLRSFIGRLPAIGRESVVAVDVKDMPAAQEAVDALREQGQCVVIDYGIGYNGSEEVTGGLKQVDGVWKVIALND; encoded by the coding sequence ATGAAGTCTTGGCAGCTTCCTGAACACGTTGCCGACGTGTTACCGACCAATGCCCGACAACTGGAAAGCGCCCGTGAGCGGCTGTTGGCTTTGTTCCGCGTGCATGGTTATGAATTGGTGCAACCGCCATTGATGGAATACAGTCATTCCTTATTGACGCATATCGATGCCGGTTTGTCTTTGAAAACCATTTTGGTCGTCGATCAGCTCAGCGGCCGTCAGCTTGGTATCCGCGCGGATATTACGCCTCAGGTGGCGCGTATTGATGCCCACTTGCTTTCCGCCAATCAAGGCATCAACCGTTTATGCTATGCCGGTTCGGTGCTTCATGCGCGGCCTGACGGATTGCTCAATATGCGCGAGCCTTTGCAGGCGGGTGCGGAAATGTACGGCTTGGAAGGCATTGAAGCGGATATTGAATTGATCGATTTGATGCTGAAAAGTATGAAAATCGCCGACATGGGCGAAGTTTTGCTTTCATTGGGACATATCGGTGTATTCCGCGCTTTGGCCAATGCTGCGCATTTGGATGAGCAGCAATCGGCAATCCTGCTGTCATCGATGCAGGACAAAGATGCCGAGGCTGTCAGCCAGTTGGTCAAAGAGTGGAAACTCGATGGCATGTGGGCAAAAGCGTTTTCATTGTTGCCCCGACTGTACGGCGGTCGTGAAGTGCTGACTTTGGCTAGAGAGAAATTACCGGAATTGTCCGCAGTCAGTGCGGCTTTGGATGAATTGCAGGCAGTATGCGATGCGTTCCCAAATCAAAAAGTGCATATCGATTTGTCGGAACTGCGCGTTGACAATTACCATACCGGTTTGCTTTACGCGGCTTATGGTTCAAACCGTCATGATGCTGTGGCACGCGGCGGCCGTTATGACGGATTGGGCGGATACTTCGGACGCGCGCGTCCTGCAGCCGGATTCAGTTTTGATTTGCGCAGCTTTATCGGCCGCCTTCCAGCTATCGGACGGGAGTCCGTGGTGGCTGTTGATGTAAAAGACATGCCTGCGGCTCAAGAAGCGGTAGATGCTTTGCGCGAACAAGGACAATGTGTCGTTATCGATTACGGTATCGGCTATAACGGTTCGGAAGAGGTTACAGGCGGTCTGAAACAGGTAGACGGCGTTTGGAAAGTAATCGCTTTGAACGATTGA